The following is a genomic window from Litorilinea aerophila.
TTCGTTGGTGGGTTTGTAGGCCCACTGGGTCCCCAGGGTGAAGCACGCCTCCCACGGCCCGGGGATGGCCTGGTCGGGGATGTGCTGTTCGGGCGTGGCCAGGTCGCCCCGGGTCACCACGATGTCCGGCTGGAGCTCCCAGGCCAGTTGCTTCAGCCCCTCGGCCTGGCCGTCGAAGAAAATGACGTCCACCGGGCCGTATTGGGTCAGGAGCTCCCGCACCTGGGCCTGGTTGTGGGCCATGAGCTCGGGGTTATGGCGGGGATCTGCTTCGACGCTGTCCCGGCTGATCTCATGCCCCTGGCGATGGAGCATCCAGAAGTCGTCGGGCGAAAAGTAGAAGCCGATGGCGATCCCCCAACGGCGGAAGGCCTCCACCACCTCCCGGGTTACGTCCCGGCCGAAGGGGGTGTTCAGGACGTTGAAGTCGGTGGTCTGGGTTTCAAACATGCAGAAGCCGTTGTGGTGCTTGGTGGTGAAGACCACGTAGCGCATGCCCGCCACCTTGGCCAGCCGCGCCCACTCGTCCGGGTCGAAGCGGGTGGGGTTGAAGGTGCGGGGGAGCTCGTTAAAATAGCGGTGGCAGTAGTCGGGCGAGGCGCCCACCAGGGAGTGGCTGATGACGGAGCCCAGCTGGACATCCACGCTCCAGTGGATGAAGAGGCCCAGGGCCTGATCCTGGAACCATGCCAGCCGCTCCGGGCGGTTGCCGGTTTGGGCGGCGGCCGCCTGGAAATTGCGGGCGGCGCCGGCGCTTTCCTGCACAGATGATGAAGAAGTGGACATGATGTTTCCTCAAGTGGCTGAATCGGGTATGATGGTTGGTGGATAGTAAATCCCGGGAGCTGTTCCATCAGTGTAGCCAAAGGCTGGCGCTCTGCCAAACGGCGACATAGACGAAGGAGTCTCTCATGTCGGACACTGCCACATCGGACGCTGTTTTTCCCGCGGGGCCACGGTTTCGCCACCCGTTGATCTCCTACTGGAAGTTCCGCCGGGACCCAACGGGCTTTCTCACCCGGCTGGCGCGCCAATACGGCGATGTGGTCTATTTCAAGCTGGCCGGTCGCGATACCTTCCTCCTCAGCCACCCCGATTTCGTCCGGGACGTGCTGGTCACCCACGACCGCAGCTTCATCAAGAGCCGGGGGCTTCAACAGGCCCGCTGGCTGCTGGGAAATGGCCTGTTGACCAGCGAAGGGGAGCTCCACCGCCGCCAGCGCCGCCTGATCCAGCCCCTGTTCCACCGGCAACAGATCGGGCGTTACGCTGACACCATGGCCACCTACACGGACCGCCTGACCGGCCCGGCCTGCTGGCAGGATGGCGCCATGGTGGACATTCACCAGGAGATGATGCGCCTCACCCTGGCCATCGTGGGCAAGTGTATCTTCAACCAGGATATCGAGGCAGAGGCGTCGGAGATCGGCGCCTGCATGGATATCCTGACCCGCAACTTCCAGCGGATGCTTTTACCCTTTTCCGATTGGCTCATGCGCCTGCCCACGGCAGAAAACCGGCGCATTCGTCAGGCCGCGGCCACCCTGGACCGCATTGTTCTGGGGCTGATCCAGGAGCGCCGGCAGGCTCAGGCGAATCCCGACCAGGCCGAAGACCTGCTCTCCTTGCTCCTGGCTGCCCGGGATGTAGAGGGCGATGGCGGCGGCATGGATGACCGGCAGGTGCGGGACGAGGCGCTGACCCTGCTGCTGGCCGGCCACGAGACCACCGCCAATGCCCTCACCTGGACCTGGTACCTCCTCAGCCAGTATCCCGAAGTCCAGACCCGGCTGCAGGCGGAGGTGGATCGGGTGCTGGGCGGCCGGTTGCCCACGGCGGACGACGTGGCCGCCCTGGCCTACACCCGGATGGTCTTGGCGGAGGCCATGCGTCTCTATCCGCCGGCCTGGATCATGGGCCGGGAGGCGCGCGAGGACGTGGAGATCGGCGGCTACCGGATTCCAGCCGGCTCAACCGTGCTGGTGAGCCAGTGGGTCGTCCACCGGGATCCCCGCTACTATCCGGAGCCGGAGCGCTTTGACCCCATGCGCTGGACGGCGGAAGCCCAGGCCGGGCGTCCCCGGTATGCGTACTTCCCCTTCGGCGGGGGATCCCGCATCTGCATCGGCGAGCACTTTGCCTGGCTGGAGGGGATCCTGATCCTGGCCACCGTGGCCCGGCATTGGCAACTGGAGATGGCGAGTCCGCGGCCGCCCCAGCCCCAGGCCACCATCACCCTGCGGCCCCGCCATGGCCTGCCCATGGTGCTCCGCCGCCGGGTTGAGACGCCTGTCGCCGCCCTGGCCAAGTAACCGAGCGGGGGCAGGTGCCGGGAACGAGGCCTCTCGTCGGAAACGCCAGAAGCCAGAAAAGCCAGAATCCGGCCTTGACAAGAGAGTCCCTCTTGTCTACCATGAAACGGATTTCAGGCTGTAGCATGAGGAACATCTGAACAGGTCCATCCGCTGGCGATAGCCTCACGAATCTGTCGCCAGCTCACCCCAGGGAGAGCGCCCCATGTCATCTGGCCTGCCGGCACGCATACCGACTGTCAGCCTGGATGTGAACACGCCGGTTTCCCCGCCCTACTGGGCTCTGCTGGAACGGGAGCTGCTGCGGGCCCAGACAGACGCGTGTCAGGAATTTTTTGCCCGCTATTTCGATGAACGGGGCTATCTCCGCTGCGTACCCCGATGGGGGGGCGACGACGGCCCGGACGATGCGGCCGAGAACCTGCTCAACTGGACCCTGCTTCATGCCCTGGGCGCGCCGGACGTGATCCTGGACCTCTACCGGGTGGGGTGGGAAGGTCACCTGCGCCAGTACACCGAGGCCAAAACGGTGGAGGTGCCCCTGGCCCGGGATGGCATGTACTACCGGGAATTCCCGGTCATGTTTGACTGGTTCCACCACGGCGAGGGCTTCTCGGCCTTTTTCCTCCAGGGGCTTTCCACCCCGGACGACCGCCTCCTGCGACAGCGTATGGAGCGCTACGCGGGCTTCTACATGGGGGAGGATCCCCAGGCCCCCAACTACGATCCCCAACACCGCATCATCCGGAGCCTCTTCAACGGCAGCCGGGGGCCCCTCCTGCGCAAGGCCACCGGCCTGGACTGGGCCGGCGATCCCATCGAGGTAGAGGGGCGTTTTCACCTGGGGCACGGCGAACGCAGCTACGCGGAGATGGTGGCCCACTTCAAGGATTACAACGACGTGGTGGGGGATCACCCCCTCAACCTGGCCGCCACCACCCTGGGTGTCCTGGCGTACACGCTCACCGGGGATGAAAAGTACCGGCGCTGGGCGCTGGACTACCTGGACGCCTGGGTGGAACGCACCCGGGCCAACGGCGGCATCATCCCCACCAACATCGGCCTGGACGGCACCATCGGCGGCGCCTGCGATGGCAAGTGGTACGGCGGCGTCTACGGCTGGGGCTTCACGGTGGAAGTGCCCCAAACCGGCGAACTGGCCCACCGGCCGGCCTTCCAGTCCCGCACCCACTACGCCTTTGCCAACGGCCTGCTCCTGACCGGCGACATGGGCTACATCCAGGTCTGGCGGGAGATGTACGACCGGGTCAACGCCCACGCCAGGCAGGAGGACGGGCGGATCCTCTACCCCCATATGTACGGCGACCAGGGCTGGTATGACTACACGCCCGAGCCGTTTCAGCCGGGCGCCCGGGAGGTCTACTACTGGACCATGGACCCGGCGGACCGGGAACGGGTCGCCGACGATCCCTGGTTCGCCTTCCTGGAAGGGAGGCGAACCGATTATCCCATCGAAGCCCTCCAGCGGGATCTGGCCGCGGTCCACGACAAGGTGGTGGGCATGCGCCACGACACTTCCACGCCGGATACCCGCCTCTCCGATGACATGAACCACCTCAACCCGGCCACCACGGCCGCGCTGACCGAGCTGATGCTGGGCGGGCTACCCACCGGCCGGGTGGGCTATCCCCTCCACTGCCGGCTGCGTTACTTCGACCCGGCCCGTCGCCGCGCGGGCCTGCCTGAGGACGTGGCCGCGCTGGTGGATGGCATGACGGCTGACACCACCTCGGTACAGCTGGTCAACACCAGCCAGACAGCCGCGCGCACGGTGATCGTCCAGGGCGGCGCCTATGGCGAGCATCAGATCGAGCGGGTCCAGGTGGAAGGACAGGGAGGGTTTGAAGTGGGCCACCGGGCTTTTGTGGTGCATCTGGCGCCGGGCTGTGGCACCCGGCTGACATTGTCCATGCACCGTTACGCCCATCGGCCGACCATGGGCTTCCCGTGGCCTTGAAACGAAAAACTCGAAGTCAATAAGAGCCGGATGAAGGGCATCCAAAAGAAAAGAAAGGAGACGATTTTGGCCCGGATCCTGGTGATCGACGATGAATCCGAAGTGCGAGCCGTGGTACAGGAACTGCTGGAGTCGGTGGGATACGAGGTCGAAGGCGCGCCCAACGGCAAAGTCGGGCTCCAGCTCTTCCGCAAAAAACCGGCGGATCTCATCATCGCCGACATTCTCATGCCGGAGCAGGATGGGTTGGAGACCATATTGACCCTCCTGCGGGAACGGCCGGATACCAAAATTGTGGCCATGTCGGGCGGCGGCCGCTACGGTCTGATGGACTATTTAGAAATTGCCCGCCGTTTTGGCGTGCGCCACACCATCCGAAAGCCCTTCACCCTGGAGGAGCTGGTGGAGACGGTGCAGGCGGCCTTGGGCGAACCATCGGCTGGGCCGTGAGTGGCGCGGCCGCCCGGGCCTGTGTCACTGGATTCGCTTCCCATCTCCCCTCGTTCATTCCCCCTGGCCCAGGGAGTAGCCCCGTTCGCCGTCGAAGAGGTACAGATTCTCCACCTTGATCACGTCATACCCGGCTCCATGCAGGCGTTGTAGCAACCGTAACACCTGGTCATAGGTCACCTGGTCGCTGCTGGCCATGAAACGGCAGCGCCAGTGATCGCTGCGGTAGGTTTCCGGCAGGCCTTCCGGATAGACCTTCACCCCCCGGTTGCTGATCATGCTCAGGGCCAGCCCCTCGCCGTTCAACGCCTCCAGCCGCTGTCCCAGCTCGTTGGGATCCCGCTCTCCTTCGGACCAATCCAGGAAGACGTCCACGCCCACCAGGCGCTTCTCCTGGCGGGGACTGGGCGCGACCTGCACCTGAATGCCCCCTTGCCGGTATTGGACCGGCCGCAGATAGCGGGGCTCCCGGCCCAGGCGTTCGATCACGGCCTGGGTGAAGCCTTCGGTGCCCACTTCTCGACGGCTCAGCCCCTCTCGATAGATGTCCGCGGTATGGATGCCGTCCTCCAGGGTGGTCAGCCAGGCGTTCATGATGGTGGTGGCCACCTCTGCCTCGCCCAGGTGGACCAGCATCTGGGTGGCGGCCACCAGCAGGCCGGAGGGGTTGGCCACGCCCTTGCCCGCGATATCTGGCGCGGAGCCGTGGACCGCCTCGAACATGGCCATCTCCATGCCCACGTTGGCCGAGCCGGCCAGCCCCACCGAGCCCGCGATCTGGGCGGCGATGTCCGAGAGGATGTCGCCGTACAGATTGAGGGTGACGATGACGTCGAAGCGTTCGGGCTGGGCGGCCAGCCGCGCCGCGCCGATGTCGATGATCTGGTGATCGCTGGCAATATCCGGGTATTCGGCGGCAACCTCGTTGAAGATGCGGTGGAAGAGGCCGTCGGTGTGTTTCAGGATGTTGTCCTTGGTCATGCAGGTGACCTTGCGCCGGCCATAGGCCCGGGCATATTCAAAGGCGAAGCGGATGATGCGTTCCGTGCCGGGGCGGGAGACCAGCTTCAGGGCTTCGATGGCCTCGGGCGTCTGCTGGTACTCGATGCCGGCGTAGAGATCCTCTTCGTTCTCCCGGATGATCACCAGGTCCATGCCTGGGTGGAAGGAGGCCACAAAGGGGGCGTAGGATTTGGTCTGGCGCACGTTGGCAAAAAGGCCCAGGGCCTTGCGGATGGTCACGTTGAGGCTTTTGTAGCCGCCGCCCTGGGGCGTGGTGATGGGGCCCTTGAGCAGGACCTTGTTGGCCCGGATCACATCCCAGGCCTCCGGCGGAATCCCCGAGAGGATACCCCGGCGGTAGACACTTTCACCTACTTCGATGACGTCGTAGGCCAGGGGCGCGCCGGCGGCCTGCAGGATCTCCAGGGTGGCTTCCATGATTTCCGGCCCGATGCCGTCGCCGTAGGCCACGGTGATGCGTTTCTGCTGCATGGATGAACTCCTTGGGCGTCTCATGCCCGATCTATGGCTCCAGGAGGCTTCCCCAAACCTCCATATCCAGCTCAATATCGGCCCGGTTGAGGATGTTGTCCAGCTCCGCGTCCACCGCCGGCAGGTCTGCCAGATCTTCGGTCACCAGCTCCAGATCCTGGGGCGTGGCATCGGTCACGTAGGCCCGCTCGAACATCTTGCGGGGATCCAGCCAGTAGCCGCCCACGGCAAACTTGCCCCAGCGGGTCATGAAGTAGAGGAGCACGTAGCGCCGCCCGCTGGGATGACGGTCCGCGATGCGGGAGCCGTTGACGCTGATGGGGTAAAGAAAGTCTACCCCAGAAGGCGTCCGGGCTGCGCGATAGTAGCGGAGCTCGTTGGTCCGCTTGAAACGATAGATGGCGCCGGGTGTCAACATCGCACTTACCATATCTGCCAAAATCTGGGTCGGACCCGTCCCGTTTCTACCTTGGCCTGTCCCGTCTATGATACAATAATCCCGGGCATCCCCCAACCGCACATCCTCCGCCACCATCCATCCTGTCACCAGGAGATGCACCATGCAGATCACCGATATCACCACGGAAGTCTACCGTTGGCCGCGCGCCAGGCCCATCACCAACGGCAAGCACACCTACACCCACGTCACCCTGGGCCTGGTGAAGATTGACACCGACGAGGGGGTCCAGGGCATCGGGCTGGGCGCAGGCAATTCCATCGTCCAGGCGGCCATTGAACACTTCAAACCCCACCTCCTGGGCGAAGATCCCCTGAACGTGGAGCGCCTCTGGCACAAACTGTGGGTGCCCAAACTGGTGGGGCGCCGGGGGCTGACCACCCGGGCCATCAGCGCCATCGACATTGCCCTGTGGGACCTGCGGGCCAAGGTGGCGGGCATGCCCCTCTACAAGCTGCTGGGCGGCTACCGGGACCGGGTCCCCACCTACATCGCGGGCGGCTACTACGAGGAGGGCAAGGGGCTCAAGGAGCTGGCCCAGGAGATGGCCGACAACGTGGCCATGGGGGCCCGGGCCATCAAGATGAAGGTGGGCGCGCTCTCCATCCGGGAGGACGCGGAGCGAGTCCGGGTGGTGCGGGAGACGGTAGGGCCGGATGTCAAGGTCATGGTGGACGCCAACTGCGCCTACCGGGTGCATGAGGCCATCCAACTGGCCAAACGCATCGAGGAGTACGAGCCCTACTGGTTCGAAGAGCCCATCGCGCCGGACGACTACGCCGGGCATCGCCGCCTGGCAGAAGCCACCACCATCCCCATCGCCACGGGCGAAAACGAGTACACCCGCTACGGCTTCCGGGACCTGATCCAGCAGCAGGCAGTGGCCATCCTCAACGCGGACGCGGTCATCCTGGGTGGTGTGACCGAGTTCATGAAAGTGGCCGCGCTGGCCCAGGCCTTCGACGTGGACATCGCCCCCCACGGCCCCCAGGAGATCCACGTCCACCTGGTGGCTGCCATCGCCAACGGCCTGATCCTGGAGTTCTACCGGGATACGGTGGATCCCATGTGGGGCAAGGTCTATCACCACACCCTGCGCCTCAACGACGACGGCACCGTCAGCCCGCCGGATGTGCCCGGCATCGGCATCGAACCCAACGACGAGGCCCTGGCGCCGTACCGGATCGCCTGAAGGACGCCTGTGAAATCTGTGCATCGAATGAAATCTGTGCATCGAAATAGAGGGGAACATACGAGCCATGCGTGTCGAAGAACTGGATACACCCGTTTTGACCATTGACCTGGATGCCCTGGAAGAAAACCTGGACCGCTATCAGCACTATTTCAACCAGCACGGCATCGGCCTGCGCCCCCACATCAAGACCCACAAGACCCTGGCCGTAGCCCGCATGCAGATGGACCGGGGCGCCATCGGCCTGACCTGCCAGAAGATCGGCGAGGCCGAGGTGCTGGTCTCCGGCGGCCTGGCGGTAGACATCCTCATTCCCTACAACATCATCGGCAAGCAGAAGCTGGAGCGCCTCTGCGCGCTGGCCCGCCAGACCACCATCACCGTGGCCGCGGACTCGGCCTACACGGTCAACGGCCTCTCTGAAGCCGCCAGCGCGGAAGGGGTCACCCTGGGCGTGGTGGTGGAGATCGAGACCGGCCAGGAACGCACCGGCACCATCACGCCCGAGCAGACCCTGGCCCTGGCCCAGCTCATCGACCGTTCCCCCGGCCTGGAGTTCCGGGGCATCATGGGCTTCCCCACGCCGCCTGAAACCCGTCCCCTGATCCAGGAAACCCTGGCCCTCCTGGATCGCCACGGCCTGCCCCACCCCATGGTCAGCGGCGGCAGCACCAAGTACGCGCTGCAGGCCCACCTGATCCCGGAGCTGACCGAATACCGGATCGGCGAATACCCGGTGGGGGGGTATGGCCACCTCCTGGCCGGCCGCCACACCCTGGAGCAGTGCGCGCTGCGGGTCATCGCCACCGTGGTCAGCCGACCCACCGAGGGCCGGGCCATCCTGGACGCCGGCAGCAAGACCATGAGCGCATCCACCCTGGAGACCGAACGGGGCACCAGCATTGGCTACATTGTGGAATACCCGGACGCCCATTTCTATGGCTTCTCCGAGGAACACGGCCACGTGGACGTTTCGGCCTGTGCCCGCAAGCCGGAGATCGGCGAGCGAGTCCAGGTGCTGCCGGTCCACCCATGCCCCTGCGTCAACGAGCACAACGAGATCGTAGCGGTACGCCAGGGCCGGGTGGAGGCCATCTGGCCCGTCTATGCCCGAGGTAAAATTCGATAAGGAGGGATCCATGGCTGGCCAGGGCGTTTCTCCACCGGTGGTGGATACCCATGTCCACATTTGGGCCATCGACCCACCCCGCTATCCGGTGGGGCCTACGGCGCCCGGCTGGAAGACCCTGCCCGATGAACCAGGAACGGCAGAGGAGCTCCTGGCCGAGATGGACGCCAACGGCGTGGACTGGGCTGTGCTGGTGCAGACCAGCTGGTCTACCTGGGATAACGGCTACATCGCCGATTCGGTGGCTCGCTATCCCCACCGGTTTGTTGGGCATGGGCTCATCGATCCCCAGGATCCGAACAACGCCTCCCAGGCCCGCTATTGGGTGAAGGAGCGGGGGCTGGCAGGCTTCCGCTTTCACCCCATGTACTACCCCGGGCAGAAGATCCTGCTGACGCCGGAGAACGGCCCCCTGTGGGAAGAGATCGCGGCGCTGGATGTGGTGATACAGTTTCACCTGCGCGCAGCCGATGCGGATCAGGTCGCGGCGATTGCCCGGCGCTACCCCCATCTCCGGCTGATCGTGGATCACATGGGCTATCCGGAGGTGGATGCCGGCATGGAGGCCTTTCGGCCCATCCTGGAGCTGGCCCGCTACGAAAATGTCTACATCAAGCTATCCGACATCAAGGGACGCTCCCGGCAGCCCTTCCCTTTTCCCGATGTCCATCCCTACATCCGTGCCCTGTTGGATGCCTTCGGCGCGGATCGGGCTGTCTGGGGCACCGGGTACCCAGGCCACCATCGTCTCAGGCACAACTGGCTCACCCTGGCGGATGAGCTGCGCCTGATTCGGGAAGGGCTGCCGTTCCTGTCCGAGGCGCAGCGGGAGCGGATACTCGGGGGCACGGCCGTGGAGCTTTGGGGCCTGGGCTAGGTACGCGGCCCCATCACAGCCAGATGCGTACCACCCACCCCGATGTGGCGTCGCAGTAGAGCAGATCCTGGCCGAAGATGGAGAGCCCGTGGGGTTCGGGTAGGGAGGCGGGCACGTCGATCCGGTCCAGGACGCGGCCATCGTGCAGGTCCAGCTTGACGATGGTCCGCTCACTGGTGTGGACCACCCAGATCCCGTCCGCCACCCGCACCACCCCGTGGGCCCGGCCGTAGGGCAGGGGAAGCACCTGTTGTACGCTCCAGTCGGCGATGCGCACTTTGGTGAGGGTCTGGCTCTTGAGGGTGGTGAGCCACAGCACGCCCTCTTCATAGCGGTCATACTCCAGGCCGTGGGTGCCGCCACCGCCCGGCAGGGGATAGCGGGCCAGGGTGGCGCCGCTGGCCGGATCCACCTGAAGGATTTCGCCCGTGCCTGCCTGGGCATCGGTGGGGCGGGGCAGGCGCCAGAGGGTGGCCGGGCCGTTGGCGGCCAGCCACAGCGTGCCCCCGCCGAAGGTCAGGCCGCTGGTATTGGACGACTCGGTGGGAATGTCCCGCACCAGCCGGGTCACGCCGTATTCGTTGGGGTTCTCCAGTTCGATCAGGGCCACCCGGTCGGTGATCTGGTCCACGATCCACAGACCCTCGTCGGTGACCTGGAGGCCGTTGGGGACGCTGTACGGCGCGCGAAACCACGCCTCGATCTTCCTCGCCATTGGGTTCGCTCCTTGGGATAGAAGGACGGGGGACGGACGACCGAGGACCAGGGACGAAAGACCAGGGACCGAAGACGGGCCCGGTACGGACGCGCCTCCGCCTTCGTCTTTCGTCCCTGGTCTTCCTCACGCCAGGCTGGGCACCGGCACGCCCAGACTGGCGGCTGTGGCGCAGATTTCCTCCCAGGTGGTCTCCTCCAGCGGAATTCCTTCGGCCTCCCGCTGGCGCCGGCGCTCCTCCTCGATCTCGCCGGGCACGTAAATCTTGTCCACGCCAGGCAAGGTGGGCGACGACTTGACCCACTCCACCAGGGTTTTGACTTCCCGCTTGAACTCCGCGGGGTCGATGAAGCTCTCGATCCGGATGGCCAGGGCCAGGTAGCCACTGCCTCCCCGGGTGGGCTGGGCCGCGCTACAGCCAGCCCAGGAGAGGCCGCCGGCAATGGCGTCGATCATCATGGCCAGGCCGAAGCCCTTGTAGCCGAAGGGGCCGCCCAACGGTAACATGGCCACGTCGCCATCCCGGAAGAGGTTGGGGTCGGTGACCGGGTTGCCGTGGCGGTCGATGAGCCAGCCTTCGGGCAGGGGCAGGCCCCGGGCCCGTTGCACGTCCACCTTGCCGCCGGCGGCCACGCTGGTGGTGATGTCCAGCATCAGGGGCGGGCCATCCCCCCGGGGGACGCTGATGGCGATGGGGTTCGGTGGGAGGCGCCGGGCCACGCCGCCGAAGGGCGCGGTGAAGCGTGCGCCGCCGTTGAGCATCAGGATACCGATACAGTCCTGTTCCGCGGCCATGGGCGGGAAGGCCCCCAGCCGGCCGATGTGGCCGGAGTGGTGGACGGCCACAGCGCCGAAGGTGTGCTGTTGGGCCCGCTGGATGGCCATCTCCATGGCCTGGTAGCAGAGGACGATGCCGAAGCTGCGGTTGGCGTCGATGACCAGGGAGGCGGGCGTCTCCCGCACCACCCGGTGCTGGCCCACCGGCCGCAGGTCGCCTGCCTGCAGGCTGCGCACATAGCCCGGGATGCGGATGATGCCGTGGGAGTCGTGGCCCACCAGGTTGGACTCCACCAGATGGTCGATGGCGATCTGGGCCTGGTCCGTGGGCAGCCCGGCCGCCTCGAAGATGGCGCGGCCAAAGTCTTGCATCATGGAGGGTGGTATGGTTGGCATGGGGAGCGCTCCTGTCAGGTCGCTGAAGATTGAGCGTGGATATTAAATCAGCTCATCTAAAAACTGGAGCAGCCGACTCAGTTGCTGGTGATAGATATCACGAAGCAGCAGGGCTTTCCGGTAGACGAGCATGAGCCGTTCCGGGTCGATGGTCATGGTGTAGGCGTGACGAAAGAGGTGTCGAAATCGCCGTAGCTCGTACAATGCCTCGTACATGCCGTCATCGATGACTGCAGGTCGCAGGGGAGTGAGGTCCAGCCGCATCCTATCGAGAAGTTGGGAATGCCATCGACCTCGTGGATCGAGCTGATTCTCAAAGGTCCTGGCAATATTGAGAAAGATGTTCTCAAAGGCGTTGTAGAGATTGTGCAAGCGATAGGCCAGCGTAATCTGGGCGCGTTCATCCTCCAGGACGTTTTCACCCTCCTGGAAGAGCCGATCCATGGCACTGTAGATTTCATCGATGGCCTCCAGATCCTTACGGATGCTGGCGATCAGGACCACAATCGGTTCGTTCATAGATCAGAGCTCCGTATCTCTGCACCTCGGACCGGATGGGTTCGACCAGCGGCCGCACGTCGCAGTCCCGGCCCAGCCGCTGTTCCAGTGCGCGCCAGAACCTGCTTTCGGCTTCCAACGACTGGCATTCCACGGCCAGGTCGATGTCCGAGTGGGGGCCAAAACAGCCCGGCCTGCAAATGGAGCCATACAGCCAGACCCGCTGCACCTCCGGGTGGTCGGGGGCAATCTCGGCCACGGCCCGGCGCACCTGTTCCAACCAGTACAGCCGTTCCGTTTCGAGGGCGTGGCGTCTGGCTTCGGTCCGCTCCTTGAGCCAGGCCCGGGCGATTTTGATTTGCCTTTCTGGATGTTGGGTGTCACCTGCTGCTTCCGTCATGGCCCCATTATAGCACTTCTTGCTTCCCACGCCGGGCCACCTCTCCCATGGCCAGCAACCGCTCCCCGGCCTCCCGCAGGGTCTCCAGCCGTTTGGGGAAGGCAAAGCGCACCCGACCTTCACCGTGGCCGGGTGTGGAATAGAAGCTGCCCATGGGCACCACCGCCACGCCCACTTCCCGGGTCATCCACAGGGAGAAGTCCATGGGCGCCCACCGGGCCTGGGGAATGGGCAGTTGCGTGTAGTCCGCGACGGTGTAGTAGGCCCCTTCTGGCTGGAGGGCCAGGAAGCCCGCCTCTTCCAGGTAGCCCAACATGACATCCCGCCGTCGGTGATAGTCCCGGGTCATCTCCGCGTAGTAGCTCTCTGGCAGCTCCAGCGCGGCCAGGGCCGCGGCCTGCAGGGGCGTGGGCGCGCAGATGGTCAGGTAGTCGTGCGCGCTGTGGACCGCTTTGGCCAGGGAGGTGGGGGCGATGACGTAGCCCAGCCGCCAGCCGGTGACGGCGTAGGTCTTGCCCAGGCCACTCACCGTGATGGTCCGCTCCCGCAGGGGCTCCAGGCTGCCCGGCGAAACGTGAACCCGCCCGTCGTACAGGATGCGGTCGTAGATCTCGTCGGTGATGAGCACCAGGTCGTGGCGGACCACCAGCTCTGTCAGTCCGGCCAGCTCCTCGGCATCGAAGACCCGGCCCGTGGGATTGTGGGGGGTGTTGAGGATCAGGGCGCGCGTCCGCGGGGTGATGGCCGCGGCGATGCGCTCGGGATCCAGTCGGTAGCCCGGCGGCTCCAGGGGCACCGACACCGGGGTGGCGTTGACGAAGATGGCCGCGGGGCGGAAGTTCTCGTGGGCCGGCTCGATGATGAGGATCTCGTCGCCGGGGTTGAGCACGGCCGTCTCCGCCACCACGATGCCTTCGGTCACGCCGCAGGTGACGGTGACATGGACGTCAGGATCCACGGTCCAGCCCAGACGGGCGCTGTAGATCTGGGCCAGCTTCTCCCGCAGGGGTGGATAGCCCCAGGTGACGGTATACTGGTTCAACCCCTGCTGGATGGCCTGGATGGCCGCCTGGAGCACCGGCTCCGGCGGGTCAAAGTCCGGGTAGCCCTGGCTCAGGTTGATGGCGCCGTGGGCCATAGCATGGCGGGTCATTTCCCGGATGGTGGACTCGCCGAAGCGGGCGAGGCGGGCGGCGGGCTGCATGGCACCTC
Proteins encoded in this region:
- a CDS encoding alpha-L-fucosidase — its product is MSTSSSSVQESAGAARNFQAAAAQTGNRPERLAWFQDQALGLFIHWSVDVQLGSVISHSLVGASPDYCHRYFNELPRTFNPTRFDPDEWARLAKVAGMRYVVFTTKHHNGFCMFETQTTDFNVLNTPFGRDVTREVVEAFRRWGIAIGFYFSPDDFWMLHRQGHEISRDSVEADPRHNPELMAHNQAQVRELLTQYGPVDVIFFDGQAEGLKQLAWELQPDIVVTRGDLATPEQHIPDQAIPGPWEACFTLGTQWAYKPTNEVYKSGTQLIQMLIETRAKGGNLLLNVGPKPDGTLPVEQEARIQEMGLWLFVNGEAIYQVRPYNPIRETLTLDHTAWYTQARDGSAIYAIITGSPWTYGERKVLTLKNVRASDQSTVSLLGQSGRVLEYRPDVNPEARWEQDERGLHISAMRAQRLYNDRRWPNPVTLKITHPATP
- a CDS encoding cytochrome P450, which codes for MSDTATSDAVFPAGPRFRHPLISYWKFRRDPTGFLTRLARQYGDVVYFKLAGRDTFLLSHPDFVRDVLVTHDRSFIKSRGLQQARWLLGNGLLTSEGELHRRQRRLIQPLFHRQQIGRYADTMATYTDRLTGPACWQDGAMVDIHQEMMRLTLAIVGKCIFNQDIEAEASEIGACMDILTRNFQRMLLPFSDWLMRLPTAENRRIRQAAATLDRIVLGLIQERRQAQANPDQAEDLLSLLLAARDVEGDGGGMDDRQVRDEALTLLLAGHETTANALTWTWYLLSQYPEVQTRLQAEVDRVLGGRLPTADDVAALAYTRMVLAEAMRLYPPAWIMGREAREDVEIGGYRIPAGSTVLVSQWVVHRDPRYYPEPERFDPMRWTAEAQAGRPRYAYFPFGGGSRICIGEHFAWLEGILILATVARHWQLEMASPRPPQPQATITLRPRHGLPMVLRRRVETPVAALAK
- a CDS encoding response regulator encodes the protein MARILVIDDESEVRAVVQELLESVGYEVEGAPNGKVGLQLFRKKPADLIIADILMPEQDGLETILTLLRERPDTKIVAMSGGGRYGLMDYLEIARRFGVRHTIRKPFTLEELVETVQAALGEPSAGP
- a CDS encoding NADP-dependent isocitrate dehydrogenase, with product MQQKRITVAYGDGIGPEIMEATLEILQAAGAPLAYDVIEVGESVYRRGILSGIPPEAWDVIRANKVLLKGPITTPQGGGYKSLNVTIRKALGLFANVRQTKSYAPFVASFHPGMDLVIIRENEEDLYAGIEYQQTPEAIEALKLVSRPGTERIIRFAFEYARAYGRRKVTCMTKDNILKHTDGLFHRIFNEVAAEYPDIASDHQIIDIGAARLAAQPERFDVIVTLNLYGDILSDIAAQIAGSVGLAGSANVGMEMAMFEAVHGSAPDIAGKGVANPSGLLVAATQMLVHLGEAEVATTIMNAWLTTLEDGIHTADIYREGLSRREVGTEGFTQAVIERLGREPRYLRPVQYRQGGIQVQVAPSPRQEKRLVGVDVFLDWSEGERDPNELGQRLEALNGEGLALSMISNRGVKVYPEGLPETYRSDHWRCRFMASSDQVTYDQVLRLLQRLHGAGYDVIKVENLYLFDGERGYSLGQGE
- a CDS encoding mandelate racemase/muconate lactonizing enzyme family protein, whose product is MQITDITTEVYRWPRARPITNGKHTYTHVTLGLVKIDTDEGVQGIGLGAGNSIVQAAIEHFKPHLLGEDPLNVERLWHKLWVPKLVGRRGLTTRAISAIDIALWDLRAKVAGMPLYKLLGGYRDRVPTYIAGGYYEEGKGLKELAQEMADNVAMGARAIKMKVGALSIREDAERVRVVRETVGPDVKVMVDANCAYRVHEAIQLAKRIEEYEPYWFEEPIAPDDYAGHRRLAEATTIPIATGENEYTRYGFRDLIQQQAVAILNADAVILGGVTEFMKVAALAQAFDVDIAPHGPQEIHVHLVAAIANGLILEFYRDTVDPMWGKVYHHTLRLNDDGTVSPPDVPGIGIEPNDEALAPYRIA